A genomic window from Pseudodesulfovibrio alkaliphilus includes:
- a CDS encoding UvrD-helicase domain-containing protein — protein MSELKQLRASAGSGKTYQLTRRFLALLDGADENARPFACVGRPGRGYAWPEIMAVTFTNKAATEMKERVIKGLKLGALDMETAGPRTAAAPEMAAKALESILRRYHRLNIRTIDSLLALILRLFALDFGIRPDFQLTFDEKTLFDTVYEHFTSLCDSDCPERDLLAAAMETMLLAEKRGSFWLQDKVRDRLRELTAFLRDQTGPIETDQEVIRQMLSAAHAEFQRAVKAMRGHSDERSIPLNANFSKFLAKCEGLDLFDPAPESAMIQKPAFADCVLKKGHGLADDRSEAFYFHLQAAWQTYAADHAVLSGAYFLAPAIAIAQRLQNGMNVLQRQHGLVLGSALAGFVNELLAHDEAVSEAYCRMGCRLHHLLVDEFQDTSRDQWRAVTPLAQECLAKGGSLFYVGDIKQAIYGWRGGDSALFDEVMTQPDIAALALTTASDTLPDNWRSFETVVRFNNDFFSHLHDPEQARQLADTILTTAPADFRSDFALDLARSFTDCAQTVAAKNLGTGGYVRMERLTSGSAEELVEQTLEALDTLMDELLARRRFRDIAVLVRSHKDAALVCDLLVARGVPVITENSLQLDRHPLVRQLAAFLAFLDYPRDDVAFLTFASGEELFLAEAGIAADEFQDWLMRPRKRPLGVQFREDFPGPWQRLIEPFYNQSGLMTPYDLASEAIRVFRAFDRHPQAELYLRRFLEVVHLAEENGHGSLSAFLEFWAEKSDQEKVPLPENIDAVRIMTIHKAKGLEFPVVIVPFHNWKADTDKDYEIRHHKGVRLLAPLGKSMGKPYFSSLGRTVREQLNLLYVAWTRAREELYGFFTEKPATSPALAAMNLFLDPDGPDIFERGLPPDPEITRQPPEPTPRPEPPAIRENQRTARLMDWLPRLRVYRHSLDEFFYNERMRGQVAHRTMEHVRVTGNDEADAHRAVRLAMGDFPALGALSPEELTRLEADLRSMALWALSRDDLRRWLAQGLREPEIMDMDGSFKRLDLLHLGKRTVVADFKTGQPSPKNREQVLDYMCILQAMPGVTGPVEGHLVYLDLREIHRVEREA, from the coding sequence ATGTCGGAACTCAAACAGCTCCGGGCATCCGCCGGGTCAGGCAAGACCTACCAACTCACCCGCCGCTTTCTCGCCCTGCTCGACGGGGCCGACGAAAACGCCCGGCCCTTCGCCTGCGTCGGTCGCCCTGGTCGGGGATACGCCTGGCCCGAGATCATGGCCGTGACCTTCACCAACAAGGCTGCCACGGAAATGAAGGAACGGGTGATCAAGGGCCTCAAGCTCGGCGCCCTCGACATGGAAACCGCTGGCCCCCGAACCGCAGCTGCGCCCGAGATGGCAGCAAAGGCCCTCGAATCCATCCTGCGCCGCTACCATCGGCTCAACATCCGAACCATAGACTCCCTGCTGGCCCTGATCCTGCGCCTCTTTGCCCTCGACTTCGGCATACGCCCGGATTTCCAGCTCACCTTTGATGAAAAAACCCTGTTCGACACCGTCTACGAACACTTCACCAGCCTGTGCGACAGCGACTGCCCTGAACGCGACCTGCTCGCCGCAGCCATGGAAACCATGCTCCTTGCCGAAAAACGCGGCAGCTTCTGGCTTCAGGACAAGGTGCGAGACCGGCTGCGAGAACTGACAGCCTTCCTGCGCGACCAGACCGGCCCCATCGAAACGGACCAGGAAGTCATCAGACAGATGCTCTCCGCAGCCCATGCCGAATTCCAACGCGCCGTGAAGGCCATGCGCGGGCATAGCGATGAACGGAGCATCCCGCTCAACGCCAACTTCTCCAAATTTCTGGCCAAATGCGAGGGCCTTGATCTTTTCGACCCAGCGCCCGAATCCGCCATGATCCAAAAGCCCGCCTTTGCCGACTGTGTGTTGAAAAAGGGCCACGGGCTGGCGGACGACCGATCTGAAGCCTTCTATTTCCATTTGCAAGCAGCCTGGCAGACATACGCCGCTGACCACGCCGTGCTTTCGGGGGCGTATTTCCTGGCCCCGGCCATCGCCATCGCCCAGCGGCTTCAAAACGGCATGAACGTGCTGCAAAGGCAGCACGGGCTGGTCCTCGGCTCGGCCCTGGCCGGGTTTGTCAACGAGCTGCTCGCCCACGACGAGGCCGTATCCGAGGCATATTGCCGCATGGGCTGCCGTCTGCACCATCTGCTGGTGGACGAGTTTCAGGACACCAGCCGCGACCAGTGGCGAGCAGTGACCCCCCTGGCCCAGGAATGCCTGGCCAAGGGTGGCTCCCTCTTCTACGTGGGAGACATCAAACAGGCGATCTACGGCTGGCGCGGCGGCGACAGCGCCCTCTTCGACGAAGTCATGACCCAGCCCGACATCGCGGCCCTGGCCCTGACGACCGCCAGCGACACCTTGCCGGACAACTGGCGCAGCTTCGAAACCGTGGTCCGCTTCAACAACGACTTCTTCAGCCACCTCCACGACCCGGAGCAGGCCAGACAGCTGGCCGACACCATCCTCACCACCGCGCCCGCCGACTTCCGGTCAGACTTCGCCCTGGACCTTGCCCGATCTTTCACCGACTGCGCACAGACGGTGGCCGCAAAGAACCTGGGGACCGGCGGATATGTACGCATGGAGCGCCTGACCAGCGGCAGTGCGGAGGAGCTTGTCGAGCAGACCCTTGAGGCGCTGGACACCCTCATGGACGAGTTGCTCGCCCGTCGCCGCTTTCGCGACATCGCCGTGTTGGTGCGCTCGCACAAGGACGCGGCACTGGTCTGCGACCTGCTCGTGGCCAGGGGCGTCCCGGTCATTACTGAAAACAGCCTCCAACTTGATCGACACCCCTTGGTGCGGCAGTTGGCGGCCTTCCTCGCTTTCCTCGACTATCCGCGGGACGATGTGGCCTTTCTCACCTTCGCCTCGGGCGAGGAGCTGTTTCTGGCCGAGGCGGGCATCGCGGCGGATGAATTTCAGGACTGGCTCATGCGCCCGCGCAAACGGCCCCTGGGTGTCCAGTTCCGCGAAGACTTCCCCGGACCGTGGCAGAGGCTCATCGAGCCCTTCTACAATCAGTCCGGGCTGATGACCCCCTACGATCTGGCCAGCGAGGCCATACGCGTCTTCCGTGCCTTCGACCGCCATCCCCAGGCCGAACTGTATTTGCGCCGCTTTCTCGAGGTGGTCCATCTGGCCGAAGAAAACGGCCACGGCTCCCTTTCCGCCTTCCTCGAATTCTGGGCCGAAAAATCGGATCAGGAGAAGGTGCCCCTGCCCGAAAACATCGACGCCGTACGCATCATGACCATTCATAAAGCAAAAGGCCTTGAATTTCCTGTGGTCATCGTCCCCTTCCACAACTGGAAGGCCGACACGGACAAAGACTACGAAATCCGCCACCACAAAGGGGTGCGACTGCTGGCGCCACTGGGCAAAAGCATGGGCAAACCCTACTTTTCCAGCCTGGGCCGCACCGTGCGCGAACAACTCAACCTGCTCTACGTGGCCTGGACCCGTGCCCGCGAGGAGCTTTACGGATTCTTCACCGAAAAGCCGGCCACCTCGCCCGCCCTGGCGGCCATGAATCTCTTTCTCGACCCGGACGGCCCGGATATCTTCGAGCGCGGCCTGCCCCCCGACCCCGAGATCACCCGACAGCCCCCGGAACCGACTCCACGGCCAGAGCCGCCTGCAATCAGGGAAAACCAGAGGACGGCTCGACTCATGGACTGGCTACCCAGACTGCGCGTCTACCGCCACAGCCTGGACGAATTCTTCTACAACGAGCGGATGCGCGGCCAGGTGGCGCACCGGACCATGGAACACGTCCGCGTCACCGGCAACGACGAGGCAGATGCACATCGCGCCGTGCGGCTGGCCATGGGCGACTTCCCGGCCCTGGGCGCCCTTTCTCCAGAGGAATTGACCCGGCTCGAGGCGGATCTGCGGTCTATGGCCCTGTGGGCCCTTAGCCGCGATGACCTGCGCCGATGGCTGGCCCAAGGCTTACGCGAGCCAGAAATCATGGACATGGACGGCAGCTTCAAGAGGCTGGATCTGCTCCACCTGGGCAAGCGCACCGTGGTGGCAGACTTCAAGACCGGCCAGCCCTCGCCCAAAAACCGGGAGCAGGTGCTCGACTACATGTGCATTCTCCAGGCCATGCCCGGCGTCACCGGGCCGGTCGAAGGCCATCTCGTCTATCTCGACCTGCGCGAAATCCACCGGGTGGAGAGGGAGGCGTAG